The DNA region AAAGTTAATAAATGTCACCGGTGTTTTGCATCTTTGGCTTTCTGGATTTGGAACCCCTTTGGCTCCGGTGTTCGAAAGATGAATTTTTATTTTCCATAtgcaaaatcatttttttataagaaaataaatgCATTGTTTTGAAACATATAAAGATTACTTTCCATGACATATTCTTTTGAACGAAGGGAATCCCCTACTTTGGTAACCGGGACTCTTTGCTTCCCTGAGCAGAATTTTTGAGACCTCTCAAAAATTTTACCTCAGTTAAAAAAATCTTAATCGATGAACTCTCATGCCAAAAATTTAATGCCCCAGTTTACGGCATTGAATAGGTGAGAAATTTTGAGATCTCCTTAAAATTTCTACACTGGTTTGAAATTTTGGGTTAGCTGACTTTTTGTAGTGGATTGATGGCACGAATGTTTTAGATCTTCACAAAAATTCTCCCCCTGTTGGGCATGTGGCAATCCTTGCATCCTTCGTGAAGTCCtatctctgaggcttcctaggggttCCTTGAGTTTTTCTTTTGGTGCGACTAAGCTCAAAGAGTGCCTATGTATCCTATCGCAACAGGAATCAGGTCAAATGTAGTTCGGAATAAAAGTAAATGAGTTTTTGTCTTTCACAAATAATGCGACCGGGTCCCAAATGGAGTGCCTACATATCCCACTGAAAAACTTGTCTTCATGTATAGTAGCGCTTGATTGCGACTAAGTTGATTGGCTTTGTCCACTCTTGTCCGTCAATTTCTGCCAGTGCTACTGCTCCTCCAGAGAAGATTTTACGGACCACATAAGGACCTTGCCAGTTGGGAGCGAATTTCCGTTTGTATTCATCTTGATGCAGGAAAATTCTTTTAAACACCATCTACCTAATTTGGAAAATTCAAGTCCTAACTCGTTTGTTGAAGGCTCTTGCCATTCTTTGTCGGTATAGTTGACCGTGGCATACGGCAACCATCCTTTTCTCGTCAATTAAAGTCAATTGCTCAAATCGAGCTTGAACCCATTCAACATTGTCCAATTTTGCTTCTAGGATGATCCTTAAGGAACGTATCTCGACCTCAGCAAGTATAACAACTTCAATACCATAGACCAGCAGGTATGTAGTTGCTCCTGTTGAAGTTCTGGCCGTAGTACAGTATCCTAGTAAAGCATAAGGAAATTGCTCGTGCCAACCTTTGTAATTGTATGTCATTTTcttcaatatcctcttgatattcttgttggctgcttctaTGGCACTgttcatttgtggccggtaggCTGTCGAGTTTTGGTGAGTGATCTTGAATTCCTCCCAGATATCCTTCATCAGATGGCTATTCAGATTGGCCCCATTGTCAGTTATGATGGATTCGTGTAAGCCGAATCTTCATATGATATTGTTTCGCACGAAAtcggctaccactttctttgttactgacttTTGTGATGTTGCTTCCGCctatttggtgaagtagtcgatggcgactAAAATAAATCGATGTCCGTTTGAGGCTGCATGTTCGATTGGTCTAATGACGTCCATGCCCCGAGCAACGAAAGGCCATGGTGAGCTCATAGCATTAAGCTCACTCGGTGAAACCTTGATTAGATCAccgtggatttggcattgatgccacctttgcacatatttgcagtaatcattttccatggtcatccaatagtatCCAGCTCGGAGAATCTTCTTGGCCAGTACAAATTCattcatatggggtccacatgtccCAGCATGTACTTCTTCTAGATGTTTGGTGGCTTCGCCGACATCTACACATCTAAGCAAACCCAAGTCCGACATTCATTTTGTACAGCATTTCTTTGTTCAGGGAGAAATCATTTGTCATTcttctgatggtcttcttttgtccacTCTTGACTCCTTCAGGGTATTCCCATTTCtctaagtatattttgatatcatTGTACCACGGTTTGCCATTCGGCTCTGCTTCTACATGGAAACAATGGGCATACTCTTCTTTCAAGCTTATCCTCAGTGGGTCGATATGACTGCTTTCAAGATTTTGGATCATTGACGCTATTGCGGACAGCGCATTGGCAAACTCATTCTAAGCTCTTGGAATATGTCGGAACTCAATCTTTCTGAATTTCTTGCATGATCTTTGTGCCAAGTTCACGTATGGCaagatcttttcatttttggtggtccattcgccttgtacttgatgaattaGTAGGTCAAAATCTCCAATGACCATTAATTCATTGATGTCCATATCAAGTGCCATCCTGAGACCTAGAATGCACGcctcgtattcagccatgttaTTGGTACAACGGAACTTGAGCTTCACGACCATTGGGTAATGTTGCCCATTTTCTAATATTAAAACTTCTACTACTCCGGAACCCTTgtagttgactgctccatcaaaaAACAATCTCCAGCTTGCGTATGGTTCCACTGCTTCCTCTCTATGGTCAATACCCCCTCGTCTAGGAAATAAGCGCGGAGAGGTTCGAGGTCTTCATCCACTGGGCTTTCAGCTAGTAGGTCGGCCAAGGCTTATCCCTTGACGGCCTTTTGGACTATTTATACAATGTTGAATTCACTCAACAACATTTGCCATTTGGCCAATTTTCTGATGGGCATGGGTTGGCGGAATATGTACCTCAATGGATCCATAGTGGTGTACAAGGACAAGTAATGCCTCAATTTTTGGGCCACCCAAGTTAAAGCATGGTAGATTTTCTCCACTAGCGTATATCTTGCCTCACATGCAGTGAACGTTTTGCTCAGGTATTAGCAACGGAATAACTTATTATTATCcgaaaacagcctccctacctaaggtaagggtaaggtctgcgtacactctaccctctccagactctACGTTGTGGgattcattgggtatgttgttgcagCAAATCGCATGTCCCTCTTTTCCTTCTTCACTATCTTGTCCTAACACGCAACCGAAGGCATTTTCTGCAACAGATAAGTATAGGAGCAATGGGCTCCCGAGCCTTGGTGGTACCATCACTGGTGGATTGGACAGGTATCTCTTGATAGTATCAAATGCCTCTTGACACTACTCTATCTATTTTGTGGGAGCGTTTTTCTTCAAAAGCTTGAGTATCAGCTTGACAATtatggtggattgagctatgaatcgtCCAATGTAATTTAACCTTCTCAGGAAACTCATGACATCTTTCTTGGTTTTGAGAGGAGGTAATTCTTGGATTGTtttgatctttgttgggtctagctctatgccccttcggTTGACTATGAACCCCAATAACTTTCCGACTAATACCCCAAATGCACATTTAGCCGGGTTCAACTTCAAGTTGAACGTTTCGAGCCTATCGAAGAATTTCCTTAGATGAGTAGCATACTCCGAACTTTCtcttgacttgataatgacatcaTCCATGTATACTTCAATCTCTCTATGAATCATGTAGtggaaaatggtagtcatggctcCCATGTAGGTCGCGCCGACATTTTTTAGGCCGAAGGGCATCACTCTGTAatggtacactccccatggagtgATAAAGGTTGTTTTCTCTGGATCCTCTCTATCCATTAGGATTTGATGATAGccggcgaaacaatccacaaatgcCGGTAGCTCGTGTTTGGCAcaattatctatgagtatgtggatgtttggtAGTGAAAAATTATCCTTTGGACTGGCCTTGTTGAGATCTCGATAATCTGCACAGATTTTTATCTTTTCATCCTTTTTGGGTACCGGGACAATGTTGGCCAACAAGGTAGGGTATGAGGTTACTTCTACTACCCCAGACTTGATTTGCTTTTCTACCTCGTCCTTGATGCGGATACTGAGGTCTGGCTTGAATTGTCAGGTTTTCTGTTTCACAGGAGCGAATCCCGCATTGATAGGTAACCTGTGGGATAATACGCTAGTACTTAGCCCTGACATGTCAACGTATGACCATGCGAAGATATCCACATACTCCTTCAGTAGGTTTATCAATTCTTCTCTTAAAGGTGCCTCTAGGTGCGCACTTATCCTTATTTCTTTGACATTCTCTTTGtcacctagatttatggcttTTGTTTCTTCTATGTTTGGTTTCTGCTCATTCTTTAACTGCTCTACCTCTTCCACGAGACCCTCAGGTAACATTTTGGTCTCATCGTATTCCTCGTACTCTTCTTCCTCTATGCTTCCCGACTCATTCatttcgcaacatgtcatgacatttagggttgctttatcatttttattactaaAAATTCAAGGCAAAgtatgttagtataaaacatgcatgcgtaataaataaataaaatgtttTGATTAAACCGAGGCTTTCGTTGATTTAGATTAATAAAAGTACAAATTGTGGTCCTGGCTTGGATCAACATCAAGCCATTTCCGTTTTTTAAAACATTACGAGGTACATAAAGTGATAAAAAGTGAGTAATCGGGCCTTGACCGATTCTCcctatttttaaaataaattcatctttctctaccgaagagccagTAGTGGAGTAGAGGTCCAATTGGACAGCTGCTCACCCGGATCTGCATCTCTGATGGTGGGCACTTCTGCATATTCTTCTAGGATTACAAAGTAATCTTCTTCTCAAAATAACATCCAaatcccttcttcaatgtcagcatCACCCGGCATAGGCATTCGGTTAGGAAATGACTGATACAGGTTTGGAATGGGTTTGCAGAGATCTACAACCTCTTGCCTTTTCTTGGTATGTATCTCATCTTCAGCTGGGACATATCCAAGTCCGAAATGAAAATTATCTTGGGGAATGGGAATTGGCTCAGTAATGCCATGCAAATTATTTCCCATACCTTTCCCGGGTTCTAACCCGTTCAAGAGCATAGTTAGTGTAATCATCTTATATACTAGCGGCATAGGATTCTCAGGGAATTCTATTTTGTGGGCACCCCCATGAGTTCCATTACATGGAAATCCGTTCCTTTGGGTGCCGCTTCGATGACAGGTACGAAATTATCCGGGTAATTGTACATGCTTGCTTCACCATGGATTATCACCTCTTGCCCTTCCAGACGAATTTCAGAGACTGGTAAAGTGAAAATGGTACTGCtcctgccatgtggatccatggcctccCTAAGAGTACATTGTAGTTGGCAGGTACTTCCACAACCTAAAACTCGGTAGTAACTCTGCTAGACCTATTTGAATGTCCAGGTCAACTGCTCCGGTGGAATCACATCGGGCTCCGTCAAATGCTCTTATATTGTGTGGCTATGATGAACCTTTCCAAGGTCATATCCCAGCTGCACTAGATTACACTCGGGACAAACATTGAGCCTCACCCCATTGCGATTAATACACGAGTCACTACTTTGTTGTAGCACATGACAGTGATGTGCAGTGCTTTGTTGCGATTCGTGCCTTCTTTGGGCAACTCTTTTTCCGTCAAGGTAATTTGGTGTTCTTCCATTACATGGGCGACCATAACGGTCAGATTTTACCTACTCGTCCCAGCTGGGATGTGGGCTTCCTCCAACACCCTCATTAGAGCCAAGTAGTGCTGGGCTGAACTTTGTAAAAGTGCTAGCACCGAGATTTGGGCCAGTGTTTTCTTTAGGTGCTCCACAATGGAGTATTCTTTGGGTTGCATCCGGTGCCAGAAATCTTCATCTTTACcatagtatttgaacgtgtggttgttgatgttgacttggtcgCTTTATAGTTGGCTTGAAAGTGAAGGAAGTAAACAATATAGGGAAAATGTCGCCCAATCGTCTAGAAATAAGCTattaacgttgaagtacgtttatgCCTTTCCATAGCTTAATCATAGTCTTGacgttttaatataggttgagacacttcgggcagcgtatacgtattgtgtcacggataagcgttaaaggtatgtaaagctaacccttcattctttttggcatgatccatatgaaacAAGCAGACGACAAATGTATAACTCCAAAgaggctcctattcttagagccactaggatggctaatgtccttgattcccaaaacttactttattatgtcttgatacgtatctatgatttctgaagttcaaTTTGGTATattccattgtgacattcgaaggatacttgatatgactattgtcttgatttccaaatgatagttcgtctGAATAttttattgagtctcagatatgatttagtttgcatatggttgctcactactctgctcgtgcatgcctcaatatatctttcactgagttccgggccaggatacgttttcgtgcacagattcactgcattgttcactgagtccctcactagagggccgggatacggtatatatatatgatgatatgatgatgtgatgatatgatatgatgatgtgattatggcgccaaggatagtatgtgatgactttattcaccgagtctcataatgggctgggtatgatatatgatattgatatgcacgatttacattcataaggcaagtgtttgGGTATTTGAATgccatacttgtctcctgtaatctctatttcaggcatgatcctctttattgtatttcatgctttatatactcaatacatatctcatactgaccccctttcttcgggggggctgcatttcatgcccgcaggtacagatactcgatttggcgatcctccagcttaggatttccactcagatgtcttggagagctccattgttccggagcctagacttttggtacagatctttgatgtatatatatatatatatatatatatatatgtttatccaggggtacgatggggccctgtctcgtcatatttcactatcgatactcttagaggtctgtagacatatgtgtgggttgtgtataagttttgttcagccgtgtctatacgatgtgctatggatatgttcgtatgatattgatatgtagtggcagccttgtcggcttgcgtatgatattgatatgtagtggcagccttgtcggcttgcgtatcatattatgtttcgATTAttttgactcctcaggagacaggttatctgagtatgtatatatatgatgacgttatgaacctttggggtTCTTATGCGAGTTTCCATACTGTTTCATAGATccggtttgactatatctaacaggtacgtatatgagtgtccagcccgggcactagtcatggcccatggggttgggtcgtgacagaagtggtatcagagcagttcatcctcggagtgtctacagaccgtgtctagtagagtcttgtttatcggtgtgttgtgcaccacatctataaacaggaagcaataggacatttaggatgttaccttcttttatatctaagatcgtgcgatagagcccagccataggaaatgaaattccttatactaacccttgatttcagctgaagaacggcatcgacagaagaaagtgactgatgatactggaagttacaaagtacacaggtaagcaacggtgcgaaagatgcatgtcggataaggtaagaatattgaagtatgattgaaatgtaaagttgaagaatgaaagggaaggtagataggaagctataacaggacagatcgttaaaggatcaggtacgtctcgaggtgtgatatgtgaggtaagtttcgacatctttatacttttacttgaaattgggagccctgtgtggctatgatatgatatgatatatacgtatatatgttggccctgtgaggcattgttggtattttcctgcgtgcaggttttgagatagtaagaaatacagaggaaactctgccaaaattttcctagaagtaaaaagagaatgagatatgaGTTCGTAAAAATCCTTGAatggtcatgtcaacagtaatgataagatttgactaagttgcaagtacgtctgacttcgagaaataaagtcaacagttgaattgataataatagtaattacgaggtcgatatcgatatggtaaatttatcatgttggattaaagctttaagagataccctccatgtcatccgtaagaggcatcattcttagttggtaaattttatttcgaagaagcatatatgagcagcaaagtttggaattcatttgaatggaccagaatactttccagtcacattttaccttaggagaggctcatgttgaagagcaaaacgCCCACAATTAAGTTTCATTCTTATTGGGAGAGTACAAAGCATAccgcaagtagtttatgaactaaatagttcgttcatgacccaagaacaaatctgaaggtgaactatgtgaatcaagcattagatgtcccgtggtgcttgtcgaattctagtccttcttcttgtggtggttttggaggatgcttcatggtgacataatcttggagttggagcgttcttgtgttcttgagataatatttcatcatatctttatgtccttgagtttactAGTTCTTactcaactaattggagatggaatttgtggaaggaaaactcaaacctgtgggctgtcttagatcatgtgtttcacgtgttgttgatgaaatgctaggataatttggaagggcttgtgacactaagggatgatttagaaaaaggtggaaaaTCTTAACAGAATGTTTTAttaaggtatcgagtgaactgataagtagggataaattacgacgagtttacaattaaaaggagtaatagtatgattgagataaaggtacagaggaggaagaattatgacaaatatgaaggtattgacaagacagcttgtgagatattaaggaaaagattgatcagaaagggtggaaggttaagtacgcctactccacagagtgtaattaaatcatagtaagaatcgtgaataaggttaagaagtgttacgctataggattgattacgaacagggtgtaatgtgaatatcataagggttgttatgaaaatgagtaaagcctagcgaggaagtgactaaaacatatgacg from Lycium barbarum isolate Lr01 chromosome 10, ASM1917538v2, whole genome shotgun sequence includes:
- the LOC132612891 gene encoding uncharacterized protein LOC132612891 encodes the protein MIQNLESSHIDPLRISLKEEYAHCFHVEAEPNGKPWYNDIKIYLEKWEYPEGVKSGQKKTIRRMTNDFSLNKEMLYKMNVGLGHLMKDIWEEFKITHQNSTAYRPQMNSAIEAANKNIKRILKKMTYNYKGWHEQFPYALLGYCTTARTSTGATTYLLVYGIEVVILAEVEIRSLRIILEAKLDNVEWVQARFEQLTLIDEKRMVAVCHGQLYRQRMARAFNKRVRT